The nucleotide sequence GTCTTCACAGACTCACTGGGAATCTTTAGAATAATCTCATCGCTGTTTTTAATCTTTTCTTTATGCTCTTCGACCCTTCTCACTATAATTGTTGCAATGCAGGCAACAACTAAAATTCCCAATAATAAATAGATTCTTTTAGACCGTTTCATTTTGCATCCTCCTTCTTCTCAGAACTACACAAATGCCAACAGTCAGATAAAGCAGTGGAAATACACCGATCATTATCACTTTCAACATAGAGGAAGTGGAGTCGCTGATGGTCAAATAGTTATAATCCAGTGACTTACTGCGGATTGCTATTGCTTCACTCTGTCCAATCAATGAAGATACTGCATTCATTCCCAGATCCACGTTAGCTCCGGATGAGTAGGTATTATACATCTCATCTAGGAAGACAGAAGATGCAAACCATACAATCCTGCCGTTGTTGGTGCTTGTAATAGAAACTGCTAAAGTAAACGGTCCATCGATATCTCCTTCTTCTTTCTCATAGTTGCTTATATTGAATCCTGCTGTCTTGCTAAAAGCGGTATCTGAGGTGTTAAGCAGGGCAGTTACTTCTCCAATGCTTGATGTTTCCTTTATTTTAAGCCCTTGAGATATGGGCATGATTGCAAAATACTTTTCTTCAATCAGAGAGTCTGTAATTTCATGGCTGGCAATATCCGGCAGCAGTACATAAGGTGACTGGAATGCATAATGCATTCTGTCTTTCTCAACTACAATACCTTCATAGGTCTCTACCCCATAGACTGAAAGTAGGCTGTACAGATTCTTCAGAATTCCGTCCTTCGTTGGTCCTGCCATTACAAGCAACTTTCCGCCATCTTTCACATAGCCCTCCAACATTTTCTTTTCCTCTTCGGAAATGTCGCTTTCCGGTGCATAGATCATTATGCTATCTGCATCCTCAGGAATGGAATCCACCTTCAACAGAGATAATTTTTTTATCTCAATATTATCTTTTTCAATCTGGTCTTTAAAGCTAGCTGGAAGTTCTGCTTCCCCATGTCCCTCCAGCAGATATAACTGAGGAAATTCTTCACTAACCACATAGTCTATAGCAGAGGTAATAGCCCCTTCTCCGTCAAAGGAGGTTTTTGTGGAATAGGTATAAACATCGTTTTCCTTAAGATAAATATCATCGTAGCTTATAAACCTATTACGGTCTCCGCTTTCTACAACCAGACTATTGTTTTTAACTGTTTCATCCGTATACTGTTTTACAAATGTAGGAAATACATCCGGATTCTTTTTAACTACTTTAATATGGTCAGAAAGACTATCATATTTGCTCAAGAGGTTTTCTATAACATCATCTTCTTTACCGGATTGTACAATCCAATAGATGGTTACATCCTTTTTCAGAGCATTTACCACCACTTTAGTGTTGCTAGTGATGGAATATAGCTTTGAGGAGCTGATGTCATATTTGGTTAGGTTTGTTGGCAAAGAAGAAACAAAAAGATTTGCTACGATCATAATAGCTAACACTACTGCGGTCATGATCAGAGAATAAGATCCACCACGGGAAGCAATTCGATTTTTTTCTGTAAGCCATGAAAACTTTGGAAGTTCTATTTTTTTCATCAGTTATACCTCCTCTTCTCCAGTGACTGCACAGACAGGAACAAAAAGAATACAATAATTGTTATATAATACATGATGGCAGTCATGTCAAAAACCCCATTTACTATAACATTAAACCTTTCAAACAGTGACAGCTTCGCCATAATACTTGGCAACAAGCCTTCAAATTTAGTTGCATCTATGAGGTAAGCAATCATAGTTCCCACTACAGCTAATATGCAAAATCCATAGGCAAGGTTCGAATTTTTTGTCAAGTTTCGGATGACAACCCCTAGGACCAGGATAATTACGCACGTGGCTGCAAGTGCCCCCATAGCTGTAGAGGATACATATTCCGATAGACTGACGCTATAGTAGTTGAGTAAAATTACAGCAATACCAATACCAGCTGCAAATCCCTGATTTTCCGTGAGGGAAGATATAAATATTCCCACTGCAATCAAAGCACTACCCATGATAAAGAAAGCTAAAATAGAGCCGTAGGATGTCAATAGATACACATCACCAAACTTTGAAAAGATTAATGGGTATATGCAGACAATGCATAGTGGAATTAAATAAACCGTCAGCAGGGCAATAAATTTGCCAACAATCACTTCTGTTGTGGTGATTGGCAAGGAATAAAGAAGCTGATCAGTCTTTTGTTTCCTTTCCTCTGAGATTATACGCATTGTTAATATTGGCACGATGACTACAAATATAAGGCTGCCAAAGCTTAGAACAAATTCAAAATTGCTGACTGCTGCCTGTATGTTATAGAGTACTGATCCTATTCCGACAAATGCTAATAGGAATGCTCCAAAAACATATGCTGTCAGCGAATGAAAATAAATTCGCAACTCATGTTTCAAAACCGCTATCATCTGGCAACCTCCTCACTTTCCGTTATTTCCATGTCAGTCTCGCTTCCTAAAGAAGCATTATCTTTGTTATTGTTTTCTGTAAGCTCAATAAATACATCTTCCAGGTTTGCCTTTTTCAATGTCATTTCCAAAAGTACCTTACCCTTTGCAGCAAAAGCTGAAAAAATGGCACCTGAAATATCATAGATATTATCATGATCTGTTCTTATATGAGCAACAGCATATTCTGTATTTCTTTCGTCAAAGCTCATATCGGTAATATGGTTGACATCTGCCAATGTCTCCTTAATTTCTTCTCTAGTAGCATCGGAAGTGATGATTATCTCATTTGGTGTCATCAACAACTTCTCAAGCTTTGATGGCTCATCAAAAGCAACCAGCTTTCCTTTAGAAATTATAAGTACCTGATCACAAATTGCCTGTACTTCTGAAAGAATATGAGAGCTGAATATCACCGTGTGTGTTTTTCCTAGTTCTTTGATCAGATCACGGATCTCGATAATCTGAATTGGATCAAGACCAACGGTTGGTTCGTCAAGAATGATGACTTTTGGGTTTCCAAGAAGGGCCTGAGCAATTCCCACTCTCTGCTTATACCCCTTAGACAGTGCTGAAATACAGCGGTTTTTCACATCTGTAAGTTTTGTCCGCTGTATAACTTCCTCAATCTGTTTCTTAAGCTCTGCTCCCCGTAGTCCTTTTGCTTCACCCACAAATTTTAAATATTCCAAAGGTGTTTCAGACATGTATAATGGGGGCTGCTCCGGAAGATAGCCAATGAGCTTTTTTGCCTTATCAGGTTCTTCAAAAATATCATAGCCGTCAATTCTTACATGCCCTGATGTTGCTGAAAGACATCCTGTCATGATGTTCATAGTTGTTGATTTTCCGGCTCCGTTGGGTCCCAGAAAGCCATATACATGCCCTTCATTGATCTCAAAAGAAAGATCATCAACAGCCGTAAAATCACCATAACATTTTGTTAAATGTTCAACCGATATCATAATTTACCTCCTCCCCTTGCTTCTCTCTTTCGTAAGCATACTGATTATAGCATTGAAAGCTGAAATGAAGCTGAAAACTTTTGCTATTTATAACAAAAGGATGATGTCCGCAGTTATGCGTTCTTCATCCTTTTAATACATGATTTATGAACATGGCAGGTCAACATAAAAACAATTAATGCCGTTTCTACTTTCCACCCAAATCTTACCTCGATGCCGCACTACTATACTCTCAGCAATGGATAGACCTAAGCCAAAGCTGCCATTTCTGCTTCTGGCTTGATCACCTCGGTAGAAGCGTTTGAATATGTTTTGGGCTTCTTCTGGGGAGATACTCTCACCTTCATTTGCAACAACCAGTAAGCAGCGCCCTTTCACATGCTTATTTAAGGTAACCCATGTAGTTCCGGCTTCTTTGGAATATTTCTGAGCATTATCAAGCAGAACATCCATAAGCTGATGGAGCTGAGCCTCTTCACCTGTGACCTTAATGCCATTATCTATCTGTGCTGTCAAGGTCAGTCCTCTCTCGAAAAATACTGGTTCAAAGGGAAGGAGTGCGTTTGATACCAGCTTGCTATAATCCACAATATCTAAAATCTCCTTTGATTCAGCATTATCCGCTCTTGCAAGCTGCAGCATTTTTTCAATTAAGCCACGCATTTGCCGGGACATAGTTAAGATACTGCTTATGAATTTCTGTTTACTTTCCTCATCATATTCCCGGCTCTGTGCGAGTTCTGCATTTGTCATAATAACCGTTAGCGGTGTTTTAAGTTCATGAGAGGCATCAGCCACAAACTGACGTTGCTGTTTCAATGCCAAGTCCACCGGTTTTACGGCCCATTTAGACAGTAAAATGCTTATGCACAAAAACACCAAAAAACTTAATATACCAATAATAAAACTGGTTTTTGTCAGGTTATCCAATGTAGCACGTTCACTAGTAATATCTGAAAATACTAAGTATCGGTTCATCGGTGTATCAAACCGATAATACCTTAGATTATATTCTTCTATAACACCAAACTTTTTAGGAGATGTGAAGGTCACTTCGATAATATTATCTAAGAAATCCTCGTCAGAGAGGTCATAATATCCTCCTCCGGTTGCTACTAACTCCCCCCGCAGTCCTAGCTGAATGGTAAAATAGGGTAACCGTACATCACTCCCTAATGTATTTGGTATCTCTAATTGAAATGGGCGGCTGGCAATGCCTTGCATCATTCTGATACTCTCTGCCTCAAGGTTTGTCCTTGTGAAATGAAAAACTAATCCAAATATAACACACAGCATTATAGTTACTATACTCATATTTATCATAACGAATTTGAAACGCAGATTTTTAATCATGCTCACTTACCTCCAGGTGATACCCTAGCCTTCGTATTGCCTCAATCCGAATATTGGATCCGATACTTGCTAGCTTCTTCCTCAAAAAACCAATATAGACCTCCACATGGTTTTCA is from Clostridium thermarum and encodes:
- a CDS encoding GldG family protein — translated: MKKIELPKFSWLTEKNRIASRGGSYSLIMTAVVLAIMIVANLFVSSLPTNLTKYDISSSKLYSITSNTKVVVNALKKDVTIYWIVQSGKEDDVIENLLSKYDSLSDHIKVVKKNPDVFPTFVKQYTDETVKNNSLVVESGDRNRFISYDDIYLKENDVYTYSTKTSFDGEGAITSAIDYVVSEEFPQLYLLEGHGEAELPASFKDQIEKDNIEIKKLSLLKVDSIPEDADSIMIYAPESDISEEEKKMLEGYVKDGGKLLVMAGPTKDGILKNLYSLLSVYGVETYEGIVVEKDRMHYAFQSPYVLLPDIASHEITDSLIEEKYFAIMPISQGLKIKETSSIGEVTALLNTSDTAFSKTAGFNISNYEKEEGDIDGPFTLAVSITSTNNGRIVWFASSVFLDEMYNTYSSGANVDLGMNAVSSLIGQSEAIAIRSKSLDYNYLTISDSTSSMLKVIMIGVFPLLYLTVGICVVLRRRRMQNETV
- a CDS encoding ABC transporter permease, which gives rise to MIAVLKHELRIYFHSLTAYVFGAFLLAFVGIGSVLYNIQAAVSNFEFVLSFGSLIFVVIVPILTMRIISEERKQKTDQLLYSLPITTTEVIVGKFIALLTVYLIPLCIVCIYPLIFSKFGDVYLLTSYGSILAFFIMGSALIAVGIFISSLTENQGFAAGIGIAVILLNYYSVSLSEYVSSTAMGALAATCVIILVLGVVIRNLTKNSNLAYGFCILAVVGTMIAYLIDATKFEGLLPSIMAKLSLFERFNVIVNGVFDMTAIMYYITIIVFFLFLSVQSLEKRRYN
- a CDS encoding ABC transporter ATP-binding protein, with the translated sequence MISVEHLTKCYGDFTAVDDLSFEINEGHVYGFLGPNGAGKSTTMNIMTGCLSATSGHVRIDGYDIFEEPDKAKKLIGYLPEQPPLYMSETPLEYLKFVGEAKGLRGAELKKQIEEVIQRTKLTDVKNRCISALSKGYKQRVGIAQALLGNPKVIILDEPTVGLDPIQIIEIRDLIKELGKTHTVIFSSHILSEVQAICDQVLIISKGKLVAFDEPSKLEKLLMTPNEIIITSDATREEIKETLADVNHITDMSFDERNTEYAVAHIRTDHDNIYDISGAIFSAFAAKGKVLLEMTLKKANLEDVFIELTENNNKDNASLGSETDMEITESEEVAR
- a CDS encoding sensor histidine kinase, producing the protein MIKNLRFKFVMINMSIVTIMLCVIFGLVFHFTRTNLEAESIRMMQGIASRPFQLEIPNTLGSDVRLPYFTIQLGLRGELVATGGGYYDLSDEDFLDNIIEVTFTSPKKFGVIEEYNLRYYRFDTPMNRYLVFSDITSERATLDNLTKTSFIIGILSFLVFLCISILLSKWAVKPVDLALKQQRQFVADASHELKTPLTVIMTNAELAQSREYDEESKQKFISSILTMSRQMRGLIEKMLQLARADNAESKEILDIVDYSKLVSNALLPFEPVFFERGLTLTAQIDNGIKVTGEEAQLHQLMDVLLDNAQKYSKEAGTTWVTLNKHVKGRCLLVVANEGESISPEEAQNIFKRFYRGDQARSRNGSFGLGLSIAESIVVRHRGKIWVESRNGINCFYVDLPCS